One window from the genome of [Clostridium] celerecrescens 18A encodes:
- a CDS encoding MBOAT family O-acyltransferase: MIFSSLEFIFQFLPMFLLLYYVCPDRAKNFCLLAGSLFFYFYGVAEHPAYMVLLLLSVCANYCVGRKMKRYKSRLRRRKWLRLGIAYNLFWLILFKYSGFLLEQISLLFQIGGLEKAAVPILHPALPLGISFYTFQAISYLVDVYRRDAAPEKSFLDFSLYMTMFPQLISGPIVTYTSLRELIKKRVHTMEQVETGLREFTIGLGLKVLLSNQIGGLWNQIGAVGYESISTPLAWMGLAAFSLRLYFDFYGYSLMARGLGMMLGFPLPDNFNHPYMALTMTDFWRRWHMTLGGWFRNYVYIPLGGNREGFLKTYRNMVVVWLLTGLWHGTSPNFLLWGFVLFALISLEKLGLGKLLERWRVLGHVYMLFAIPLTWMLFAITDFSQLGIYIQRLFPFLAPVGKYTYFTRDFLKYGRIYGLSLCAGLIFMTGLPRRLYDRKRESLCTAIALLIIFWLCVYCMKMGANDPFMYFNF, from the coding sequence ATGATTTTTAGTAGCTTGGAGTTTATATTTCAATTTCTGCCGATGTTTCTGCTTCTTTATTATGTGTGCCCGGACAGAGCAAAAAATTTCTGTCTACTTGCAGGAAGCCTGTTTTTTTATTTTTATGGAGTTGCGGAGCATCCGGCCTATATGGTGCTTTTGCTGTTGTCTGTCTGTGCCAATTACTGCGTTGGCAGGAAGATGAAACGATACAAATCTCGCTTAAGACGCAGGAAATGGCTTCGCTTAGGAATCGCCTATAACCTGTTTTGGCTGATTCTGTTTAAATATTCAGGCTTTTTGCTTGAACAGATCAGCTTATTATTTCAAATTGGAGGGCTGGAGAAAGCGGCCGTTCCTATCCTTCATCCGGCTCTTCCGTTGGGAATCAGCTTTTATACCTTCCAGGCCATTTCTTATCTGGTCGATGTGTATCGGAGGGATGCGGCACCAGAAAAATCATTTCTGGACTTTTCCCTGTATATGACCATGTTTCCTCAGCTCATTTCCGGACCGATTGTAACTTATACTTCTTTAAGGGAGTTAATTAAAAAGCGGGTCCATACTATGGAACAAGTGGAAACAGGACTTCGGGAATTTACAATCGGACTGGGGTTGAAGGTTCTACTTTCAAACCAGATAGGCGGACTGTGGAACCAGATTGGAGCAGTAGGATATGAGAGTATTTCAACGCCACTTGCGTGGATGGGACTGGCAGCTTTCAGCCTGCGGTTGTATTTTGATTTCTATGGCTATTCCCTGATGGCCAGGGGACTGGGAATGATGTTGGGATTTCCTCTTCCTGATAACTTCAACCATCCCTATATGGCTCTGACCATGACTGATTTTTGGCGCAGATGGCATATGACTCTGGGCGGCTGGTTTCGGAATTACGTATATATTCCGCTGGGCGGAAACCGTGAGGGATTCTTAAAAACCTATCGTAACATGGTTGTCGTATGGCTCCTGACCGGTCTGTGGCACGGAACAAGCCCAAACTTTCTCTTATGGGGATTTGTGCTGTTTGCACTTATTTCATTGGAGAAGCTGGGACTGGGAAAACTGCTGGAACGCTGGAGAGTTTTGGGACATGTGTATATGCTGTTTGCAATTCCTCTTACATGGATGTTATTTGCAATAACGGACTTTTCACAGTTAGGAATATATATTCAGCGGCTATTCCCCTTTCTGGCGCCTGTCGGGAAATATACATATTTTACCCGAGATTTCCTGAAATATGGAAGGATCTACGGATTATCTTTATGCGCTGGCCTCATTTTCATGACTGGTCTTCCGCGAAGACTGTATGACAGAAAACGGGAAAGCCTATGTACAGCAATCGCCCTTTTGATCATATTCTGGTTGTGTGTCTATTGTATGAAAATGGGTGCAAATGATCCGTTCATGTATTTCAATTTTTAG
- a CDS encoding GDSL-type esterase/lipase family protein encodes MRKYWFTLLLAVSLVLIAVLHASAGSMDQLTSLRLNLAGSKWTHGNSIKTTDRADESDNLDVTERSDETADERSIDGASEANDADVTDSTSGSNDRNAEFTPSAMLLQSGQRPEPPENFRGVLFVGDSRTMGLSEYGDLGNASVFANSGMSVFNVFTARVSSGGEKLTLDEVLSSEHYQMIYLMLGINELGYDMSQTIKQYKEVLDKIKEMQPEAVMVLEANLHITSEKSEKSPVYSNSKINRLNQEIQKIAEENSCYYIDVNEIFDDKGGSLNQAYSTDGSHVLGKYYAEWVKWLKEEKV; translated from the coding sequence ATGAGAAAATACTGGTTTACCCTTCTTTTAGCCGTCAGTCTGGTACTGATTGCCGTTCTGCATGCATCAGCAGGAAGCATGGATCAGTTAACATCCCTGAGGCTGAATCTGGCAGGAAGCAAATGGACGCATGGAAACAGCATAAAAACAACTGATCGTGCAGACGAATCTGACAATTTAGATGTAACTGAACGTTCAGACGAAACTGCTGATGAGCGGTCAATAGATGGTGCAAGTGAAGCAAATGATGCAGATGTAACGGACAGTACGAGCGGGTCAAATGATAGGAATGCAGAATTTACGCCATCTGCCATGTTGCTGCAGTCAGGACAAAGGCCGGAGCCGCCGGAGAATTTCCGAGGCGTACTTTTTGTTGGAGATTCAAGAACCATGGGACTTTCCGAGTATGGAGATTTGGGGAATGCCTCAGTATTTGCCAACTCCGGCATGAGCGTTTTCAATGTATTTACTGCCCGCGTCTCATCAGGAGGTGAGAAATTAACTCTGGATGAGGTTCTTTCAAGCGAACATTACCAGATGATTTACCTTATGCTGGGTATCAACGAACTGGGTTATGATATGTCCCAGACCATAAAACAATATAAAGAGGTTTTGGACAAAATCAAGGAAATGCAGCCAGAAGCAGTCATGGTCTTAGAAGCAAATCTCCACATTACCAGTGAAAAATCAGAAAAAAGTCCTGTTTACAGTAACAGTAAAATTAATCGGCTGAATCAGGAAATACAGAAGATAGCAGAGGAAAATAGCTGCTATTATATAGATGTTAATGAAATATTTGACGATAAAGGGGGCAGCCTGAACCAGGCATACTCGACAGACGGTTCCCATGTATTGGGAAAATATTATGCCGAGTGGGTAAAATGGCTGAAGGAAGAAAAGGTTTAA
- a CDS encoding CPBP family intramembrane glutamic endopeptidase — protein sequence MERQKNYEKTQLLIFLGVAFALPYILGILMGFGYNKGLDVSVFPSAQMFYPASGAILAAFITHKEDSLIPKRFFIGFIILSFLLLVCTVASMILPGMSWNVISQYLMILGSVIAWILLLTEKKDKRIAYGLKGGRWKKAALIIMLYLILYFGRTVIMYILSGQMQTMFELIQKPVTWLMLITLPINYFLIFTAFLGEEYGWRYFLQPILQKKFGMVRGVLILGIAWGVWHLPINFFYYSSPSVGLISLTGQLITCVSLGIFYGWAYLKTDNIWTVVILHFINNNLVPIITGNYTEDVLQNQDVTWNGVIVLLVVNTLLFAGVIFTSYYKNDSRRLPTMDERVDRLMKKLEELAQWQDTIE from the coding sequence ATGGAACGTCAAAAAAATTATGAGAAAACCCAGTTGCTTATTTTTCTGGGTGTGGCCTTTGCATTACCTTATATCCTGGGGATTTTAATGGGATTTGGCTATAATAAGGGGCTTGATGTATCGGTTTTCCCTTCGGCCCAGATGTTTTACCCTGCTTCGGGGGCGATACTGGCCGCATTCATTACACACAAAGAAGATTCTCTGATCCCTAAGAGATTTTTTATTGGTTTTATAATTCTTAGCTTTCTGTTATTGGTTTGTACCGTGGCAAGCATGATTTTGCCTGGAATGAGCTGGAACGTTATTTCTCAATACCTAATGATACTTGGTTCTGTTATAGCTTGGATTTTACTGCTTACTGAGAAGAAAGATAAACGTATTGCCTATGGCTTGAAAGGAGGGCGTTGGAAAAAAGCTGCTCTTATTATTATGCTATATTTAATTCTTTACTTTGGCAGAACCGTTATCATGTATATCTTAAGCGGTCAAATGCAAACCATGTTTGAATTAATACAAAAGCCTGTTACCTGGCTGATGTTAATCACGCTGCCCATAAACTATTTTTTAATATTTACCGCATTTTTGGGAGAGGAGTACGGTTGGAGGTACTTTCTTCAGCCTATACTGCAAAAAAAGTTTGGAATGGTCCGCGGTGTGTTAATTCTTGGAATTGCCTGGGGCGTGTGGCATTTGCCCATTAATTTCTTTTATTATTCCTCTCCATCTGTTGGGCTTATCAGCCTGACAGGACAATTAATTACATGTGTTTCATTGGGAATATTCTATGGCTGGGCTTATTTAAAAACCGATAATATATGGACGGTAGTTATTTTGCATTTTATTAACAATAATCTGGTTCCGATTATTACCGGTAATTATACGGAGGATGTTTTACAAAATCAGGACGTAACATGGAATGGTGTGATTGTATTACTGGTGGTCAATACACTGTTGTTTGCAGGTGTTATTTTTACAAGTTATTATAAAAATGATAGCCGGAGGCTTCCAACAATGGACGAACGAGTGGATCGGCTGATGAAGAAATTGGAAGAGCTGGCACAATGGCAGGATACGATAGAATGA
- a CDS encoding LysM peptidoglycan-binding domain-containing protein gives MIIHVVQPGETIHSISEYYKIPVDRLILENGITNPVNLAIGQTIIIVQPEILYTVRPGDTLNSIAKQHNVSPMELLRNNPYLSDRKFLYTGETIVINYQTNRTSTINTGGYAFPYIDKSVLIKTLPFLTYLTIFNYRASIEGEIIARADDTELIQLAKTYGVAPMLFVSTITEEGIASHEVNYEILNNPSLQDRLIDHALQTLKRKGYYGINIYVEDITFDNINRVADYLKKASAIFHAEGFRIVITVTPITDYDTPYVSFGKFDYAKLSDYVDGIIFASYDWARIYNYPNSVFPVNVLRELLDYVASIIPKEKIILGITTQGYDWTLPYVPGATAASVMSNNKAVQIAAENDLPIQFNDAAQSPYFYYKDRDGSMHVIWFKDAISFNARAGLAEEYNLQGLSIWTIMRFDVQMLFIINTQYYIEKLMESVMKQGCRPVARPKC, from the coding sequence ATGATCATACATGTTGTCCAACCCGGCGAAACCATCCATTCAATATCAGAGTATTACAAAATTCCTGTTGACAGATTAATATTAGAAAACGGAATAACTAACCCTGTCAATTTAGCAATAGGCCAAACCATTATAATTGTTCAACCGGAAATACTCTATACCGTCCGGCCCGGCGATACTTTAAATAGTATTGCAAAGCAGCATAACGTATCACCTATGGAATTACTGAGAAATAATCCCTATCTCTCAGATAGAAAATTTTTGTACACCGGTGAAACGATTGTTATAAATTATCAAACGAATAGAACAAGTACTATTAACACTGGTGGCTATGCCTTTCCATATATCGATAAATCTGTTTTAATAAAAACACTGCCTTTTTTAACTTATTTAACAATTTTCAATTATAGGGCTTCAATTGAGGGGGAAATTATTGCCAGGGCTGACGACACTGAACTTATCCAGTTAGCTAAAACATATGGAGTTGCGCCCATGTTATTTGTTTCCACTATCACAGAAGAAGGAATAGCGAGCCATGAAGTGAACTATGAAATTTTAAATAATCCTTCTTTACAGGATCGTCTTATTGATCATGCTCTTCAAACACTAAAAAGGAAAGGTTATTACGGGATTAACATATATGTCGAAGACATCACCTTTGACAACATCAATCGCGTTGCGGATTATTTGAAGAAAGCCTCAGCGATTTTTCATGCAGAAGGCTTCAGGATCGTGATTACCGTAACACCTATCACGGATTATGATACCCCTTATGTCAGCTTTGGAAAATTTGACTATGCCAAATTATCTGATTATGTAGATGGAATCATATTTGCTTCCTATGATTGGGCAAGGATTTACAACTACCCGAATTCAGTTTTCCCCGTTAATGTTCTAAGAGAATTATTAGATTACGTAGCTAGTATTATTCCTAAGGAAAAAATCATATTAGGAATTACCACTCAAGGTTATGATTGGACACTTCCCTATGTTCCAGGTGCTACGGCCGCCAGTGTAATGTCTAATAATAAAGCGGTACAAATTGCAGCGGAAAACGATCTGCCAATACAATTTAATGATGCAGCGCAGTCGCCTTACTTCTACTATAAAGATCGTGATGGGAGCATGCATGTAATATGGTTTAAAGATGCAATAAGCTTTAATGCAAGAGCAGGGCTGGCAGAAGAATATAACCTACAGGGTTTATCTATTTGGACGATTATGAGATTCGATGTTCAAATGTTGTTTATTATTAATACTCAATATTACATAGAGAAGCTTATGGAGAGCGTGATGAAGCAGGGATGCCGGCCAGTGGCCAGGCCAAAGTGCTGA